A genomic segment from Pseudanabaena sp. FACHB-2040 encodes:
- a CDS encoding PspA/IM30 family protein: MGLFDRVSRVVRANLNAAVSSAEDPEKILEQAIIDMQEDLVQMRQAVASAIASQKRVQQQYERAHTESGNWQQRAQLALQKGDEALAREALVRRKTQSETAAALKGQLDQQAGTVDQLKRNLIALESKISEAKTKKDMLKARASAAKANEQLQNTMGRMSTTSAIGAFERMEEKVLQIEAQSQAAAELAGADLESQFAALEAGGDVDLELEAMKAQLSGGSVGQASLPASEEPAATAPQDVAVDKELEELKSQLDQL; this comes from the coding sequence ATGGGGTTATTTGATCGAGTTAGTCGAGTGGTTCGGGCCAACCTGAACGCAGCAGTAAGTTCAGCCGAAGATCCAGAAAAGATTTTGGAGCAGGCCATTATTGACATGCAGGAAGATCTGGTGCAAATGCGCCAGGCGGTTGCCAGCGCCATTGCCAGCCAAAAGCGGGTACAGCAGCAGTATGAGCGAGCGCATACAGAGTCGGGCAACTGGCAGCAGCGGGCTCAGCTAGCGCTGCAAAAGGGCGATGAAGCGCTGGCTCGTGAAGCGCTGGTGCGGCGGAAGACCCAGTCTGAGACAGCGGCGGCGTTAAAAGGCCAGCTAGACCAGCAGGCAGGTACGGTCGATCAGCTTAAGCGCAACCTGATCGCTTTAGAGAGCAAGATCTCTGAGGCCAAAACCAAGAAAGACATGCTCAAGGCTCGGGCCAGTGCGGCCAAGGCCAATGAGCAGCTACAAAACACAATGGGCCGCATGAGCACCACAAGTGCCATTGGGGCTTTTGAGCGCATGGAGGAAAAGGTTCTGCAGATTGAGGCTCAGTCGCAGGCAGCAGCAGAACTGGCTGGCGCTGATCTAGAAAGCCAGTTTGCCGCGCTAGAGGCTGGGGGCGATGTCGATCTTGAGCTAGAAGCCATGAAGGCCCAGCTTTCGGGTGGTTCTGTGGGTCAGGCCTCGCTGCCTGCTAGTGAAGAACCTGCCGCAACAGCACCCCAAGACGTAGCCGTAGACAAAGAACTTGAAGAACTAAAGTCTCAGCTAGATCAGCTGTAG
- a CDS encoding DUF6671 family protein gives MTTIEQQRDSLFHGRTAVLATMHRKEQVITPLLQQELGIQVVVPALDTDQFGTFTRDVKRSGDQLSAARLKAEAALQLTGSDLALASEGSFGMHPAIPFLPYSREIVVLIDLVNDLEIVGTALSTETNFSHIQVTQLEEAHTFAQKVDFPTHGLVVMAAPSAAPADIIKDITTAEALTEAVTEMLSRFGQAHLETDMRAMHNPTRMKIIAQATENLVQKIRQCCPQCGCPGLDIVEQQAGLPCAWCGSPTHLILATRYACQKCSFQQKVLFPNQQEKADPAQCNYCNP, from the coding sequence ATGACGACGATTGAACAGCAGCGTGATTCTCTATTCCACGGCAGAACGGCGGTATTGGCCACCATGCACCGCAAAGAGCAGGTCATTACCCCGTTACTGCAGCAGGAATTGGGGATACAGGTTGTTGTTCCCGCTTTAGACACCGATCAGTTTGGCACCTTTACCCGCGATGTTAAACGTTCGGGCGATCAGCTCAGTGCGGCCCGGCTCAAAGCCGAAGCCGCATTGCAGCTTACCGGCAGCGATTTGGCGCTGGCGAGTGAGGGCAGCTTTGGCATGCATCCTGCTATTCCCTTTCTGCCCTACAGCCGGGAAATTGTCGTCTTGATCGATCTGGTTAATGATCTAGAGATTGTGGGCACAGCCCTTTCGACGGAGACAAATTTCAGCCATATTCAGGTAACCCAGTTAGAAGAAGCTCACACCTTTGCCCAAAAAGTAGATTTTCCAACCCACGGATTGGTGGTGATGGCAGCGCCATCAGCAGCGCCAGCCGACATCATCAAAGACATCACTACAGCAGAAGCCTTGACCGAAGCAGTGACTGAGATGCTAAGCCGATTTGGTCAGGCTCATCTAGAAACAGACATGCGAGCAATGCATAATCCGACTCGCATGAAGATCATTGCTCAAGCCACCGAAAACCTGGTTCAGAAGATCCGCCAGTGTTGCCCCCAGTGCGGTTGCCCAGGATTGGACATAGTTGAGCAGCAGGCTGGATTGCCCTGCGCTTGGTGTGGATCTCCTACCCATTTGATACTGGCCACTCGCTATGCCTGTCAAAAGTGCAGTTTCCAGCAAAAGGTTTTATTCCCCAATCAGCAAGAGAAAGCAGACCCCGCCCAATGTAATTACTGCAATCCCTAA
- a CDS encoding response regulator, whose translation MEPLPPSLIPSQNRILLVEDDYANRMFFSEYLRYCGYQVLALSEGLNLFLHLKEFRPHVLVLDLCLPEIDGSTLIQQIRSDGDWQHLPIIVVSGYAFDADREKAEALGIQAYLVKPIRLQELVQSVARYCAL comes from the coding sequence ATGGAACCCCTACCTCCATCCTTAATACCTTCACAAAACCGCATCCTGCTAGTAGAAGACGACTACGCCAACCGGATGTTTTTCTCAGAATACTTACGCTACTGCGGGTATCAGGTTCTGGCTTTGTCAGAGGGCTTAAATCTGTTTCTACACCTCAAGGAATTTCGGCCTCATGTCTTGGTGCTAGACCTATGCCTGCCAGAAATTGACGGATCTACACTCATTCAACAAATCCGCTCCGATGGCGACTGGCAGCACTTGCCCATCATCGTAGTGTCAGGGTACGCCTTTGATGCCGACCGCGAAAAAGCAGAAGCTTTAGGCATTCAGGCGTACCTGGTCAAACCTATCCGGCTGCAGGAACTGGTTCAGTCGGTCGCTAGATACTGCGCCTTATAA
- a CDS encoding nitrate ABC transporter ATP-binding protein (This model describes the ATP binding subunits of ATP-binding cassette (ABC) transporters for nitrate transport, or for bicarbonate transport, in bacteria and archaea.), with translation MKTFVAVENIEKTFPLANGDSYVALKGIDLDIQRGEFISLIGHSGCGKSTLLNMIAGLDLPTEGLVILDGETVRRPGPDKMVVFQNYSLLPWLTVRENIALAVDEVLSHMPPPERRAIVERQIDLVGLRHAADKPPSQLSGGMKQRVAIARALAIRPKLLLLDEPFGALDALTRGNLQEQLMKICEESNVTAVMVTHDVDEALLLSDRVVMLTNGPESKIGQIMEVDIPRPRKRLEVVNHPSYYSMRSEIIYFLNQQKRIKQLRARKKGAVARHGLEKVNLELGFVPLTACAPLAIAKEKGFFAHHGLDEVSLVRETSWRGIQDGLAGGYLDAAQMPAGMPVWLTLGGVDGRSLPVVSALTLTRNGNAITLDKRFYDQGIFTLKDLKHLLLQTPNTRHTFGMVHPASMHNLLLRYWLAAGGIDPDQDVQLDTIPPAQMIANLQAGNIDGFCVGEPWNVRAAVEGIGYTIATDLEVWNGHPGKVLGVREDWALAYPNTHIALVKALLEACRYCMDEANHEEIREILSRREYLGTDLQYIYLGDPNPQVCSIHPSPREYAHHQFYGQGMNRPSRTEHLWMMTQMARWGDVPFPRNWVEILERVCRVSVFSTAARELGLSDITYSRGPIRLFDGTTFNADDPIAYLNSLDVKHDIYMADVALANPLPKSA, from the coding sequence ATGAAGACCTTTGTTGCTGTTGAAAACATTGAGAAGACGTTTCCCCTAGCCAATGGCGATTCTTACGTCGCGTTGAAGGGCATTGATCTAGACATCCAAAGAGGTGAGTTTATCTCGCTAATTGGTCACTCTGGTTGCGGTAAGTCGACCCTGCTAAATATGATTGCTGGTCTGGATTTGCCTACGGAGGGCCTGGTCATCCTCGATGGTGAAACGGTTCGCCGACCTGGGCCTGACAAGATGGTGGTATTTCAAAACTACTCTTTATTGCCCTGGTTGACGGTACGAGAAAATATCGCCCTGGCTGTAGATGAGGTGCTCTCTCACATGCCGCCTCCAGAACGACGCGCCATCGTTGAACGGCAGATTGACTTAGTAGGACTGCGCCATGCTGCCGACAAGCCCCCTAGCCAACTGTCTGGAGGGATGAAACAGCGGGTTGCGATCGCACGTGCCCTAGCTATTCGCCCCAAGCTGTTGCTGCTGGATGAGCCCTTTGGTGCACTCGATGCACTCACGCGCGGCAACCTGCAGGAACAGCTGATGAAAATCTGCGAAGAGAGCAACGTGACCGCCGTGATGGTGACACACGATGTCGATGAGGCGCTGCTGCTGAGCGATCGCGTTGTCATGCTCACCAATGGCCCCGAATCTAAGATCGGCCAGATCATGGAAGTCGATATTCCCCGCCCCCGCAAGCGGCTAGAGGTGGTAAACCATCCCAGCTATTACTCCATGCGGAGCGAGATTATCTACTTTCTCAACCAGCAAAAGCGAATCAAGCAGTTGCGAGCGCGCAAAAAAGGAGCCGTTGCCCGTCATGGCTTAGAGAAAGTCAACCTGGAGCTAGGCTTTGTGCCGCTGACGGCCTGCGCCCCGTTAGCAATCGCTAAAGAGAAAGGCTTCTTTGCTCATCACGGTCTCGATGAGGTTAGCCTGGTGCGCGAGACCAGCTGGCGCGGTATTCAGGATGGTCTTGCAGGCGGCTACTTAGATGCAGCTCAAATGCCTGCAGGCATGCCCGTCTGGTTAACCCTAGGCGGAGTGGATGGTCGCTCTCTTCCCGTAGTCAGTGCCCTAACGCTAACCCGTAACGGCAACGCCATCACGCTAGACAAACGCTTCTATGATCAGGGCATTTTCACCCTGAAAGACCTAAAACACCTGTTGCTACAAACGCCAAATACCCGCCATACATTTGGCATGGTTCACCCGGCATCGATGCACAATCTTCTCCTCCGGTACTGGCTAGCAGCAGGCGGCATCGATCCTGATCAAGATGTTCAGCTCGACACGATTCCACCCGCCCAAATGATTGCCAACCTGCAGGCCGGAAATATCGATGGTTTCTGCGTCGGCGAGCCCTGGAATGTACGAGCCGCCGTCGAAGGGATCGGATACACAATTGCCACCGACTTAGAAGTGTGGAACGGGCATCCGGGCAAAGTGTTGGGTGTGCGGGAAGATTGGGCGCTCGCCTATCCCAACACCCACATTGCGCTGGTCAAAGCCTTGCTAGAAGCCTGCCGCTACTGCATGGATGAGGCCAACCACGAGGAAATTCGCGAGATTTTATCTCGCCGCGAGTACCTGGGAACTGATTTGCAATATATCTACTTAGGTGACCCCAACCCTCAGGTATGCAGCATTCATCCTTCCCCTCGTGAGTATGCCCACCACCAGTTTTACGGCCAAGGCATGAACCGGCCCAGCCGCACAGAACACCTGTGGATGATGACGCAAATGGCCCGCTGGGGCGACGTTCCCTTTCCCCGCAACTGGGTTGAGATTTTGGAACGGGTTTGTCGAGTCAGCGTGTTTAGTACAGCGGCTCGGGAACTAGGCCTATCAGATATCACCTACAGCCGAGGACCTATTCGATTGTTTGACGGCACAACCTTCAATGCAGATGATCCGATCGCTTACCTAAACAGCCTGGATGTTAAGCACGACATCTACATGGCAGATGTGGCCTTAGCAAATCCCTTGCCTAAATCTGCGTAG
- a CDS encoding LL-diaminopimelate aminotransferase encodes MQIAKRMEPLQANVFADMDRAKAQAIANGQQVIDLSLGSSDLPTPQHVLDAIATALPDPQSHGYCLFSGTQAFRQAAADWYTRKFGGAVDPETEVLLLVGSQEGTAHLPLALLNPGDFALLMDPGYPSHAGGVYLASGQIYPMPLRAEDGFLPRFDEIPLAVLEQSRLMVLSYPHNPTTASAPLSFWQEAVAFCQQHNLVLAHDFPYADVTFTGKPATSVLQADPDKTVSIEFFSMSKSYNMGGFRIGYAIGNPTIIRALRQVKANVDFNQYRGIQRGAIAALNGPQDCVQQTVNTFRQRRDACVQAMQQIGWNVSVPEATMYLWAKLPEPWAQDSIDFCTRLVQATGVAMAPGRGFGKAGEGYVRIALVYPPEILTAAIEKVAQFLNLRNNMPFSGTQS; translated from the coding sequence ATGCAGATTGCTAAACGGATGGAGCCGCTTCAGGCGAATGTTTTTGCCGATATGGATCGGGCTAAGGCTCAAGCGATCGCAAATGGCCAGCAGGTCATTGACCTCTCTCTGGGATCCTCCGATCTGCCAACCCCTCAGCACGTACTAGATGCGATCGCAACTGCTCTGCCCGACCCTCAGAGCCACGGCTACTGTCTCTTTTCCGGCACCCAGGCATTTCGGCAGGCTGCCGCTGATTGGTATACCCGCAAGTTCGGGGGAGCTGTCGATCCTGAAACGGAAGTGCTGCTGCTGGTCGGCTCTCAGGAAGGCACGGCCCACCTGCCCTTGGCCCTGCTCAACCCAGGCGACTTTGCCCTCCTGATGGACCCCGGCTATCCATCCCATGCTGGTGGGGTATACCTAGCTAGCGGCCAGATTTACCCGATGCCGCTGCGAGCCGAGGACGGCTTTTTGCCCCGCTTTGACGAGATCCCCCTAGCGGTGCTAGAGCAGTCTCGCCTCATGGTCTTGAGCTACCCGCACAATCCCACCACCGCCTCAGCGCCTCTCAGTTTTTGGCAAGAAGCCGTAGCCTTTTGCCAACAGCACAACCTGGTGTTGGCCCACGACTTTCCCTATGCCGATGTCACCTTTACCGGCAAGCCCGCCACCTCTGTGCTCCAGGCCGACCCAGATAAAACTGTTTCAATCGAATTCTTCTCTATGTCCAAGTCCTACAACATGGGGGGCTTTCGCATTGGTTACGCTATCGGCAACCCAACTATCATTAGGGCGCTACGCCAGGTCAAGGCCAACGTAGACTTCAACCAGTATCGAGGCATTCAGCGGGGTGCGATCGCAGCCCTCAACGGCCCTCAAGACTGCGTGCAGCAGACCGTCAACACCTTCCGCCAGCGCCGCGATGCCTGTGTTCAAGCCATGCAGCAGATCGGTTGGAACGTGAGCGTCCCTGAGGCCACGATGTATCTTTGGGCCAAACTCCCAGAACCTTGGGCTCAAGACTCAATCGATTTCTGCACCCGTCTAGTGCAGGCAACAGGGGTAGCAATGGCTCCCGGTCGAGGCTTTGGTAAAGCTGGAGAAGGCTACGTTCGCATTGCCCTGGTATATCCCCCAGAGATACTGACAGCCGCAATTGAAAAAGTTGCTCAGTTCTTAAATTTGAGGAATAATATGCCTTTCTCCGGAACCCAGTCTTGA
- a CDS encoding nitrate ABC transporter ATP-binding protein (This model describes the ATP binding subunits of ATP-binding cassette (ABC) transporters for nitrate transport, or for bicarbonate transport, in bacteria and archaea.) — MKTLTTQSRRQVSLSHQEALLDIQKVSKVYPTPKGDYVVLKDVNLQVQAGEFICVIGHSGCGKTTLLNMVAGFSQPSDGLVTLHGKRIKEPGPDRMVVFQGYALLPWLTAYENIYLAVDSVHPRKSEAEKKQIVREHLTMVGLADAAHKQPGQLSGGMRQRVSIARALAVRPEVLILDEPFGALDAITKEELQVELLKIWNDHRCTVLMITHDIDEALFLADRLVLMTNGPAATIGEVIDIPFPRPRDRDRIMEDPEFYKLRNYILDYLYNRFAHDDD; from the coding sequence ATGAAAACGCTAACTACCCAATCCAGACGGCAAGTTTCACTCTCGCATCAAGAAGCCCTTCTTGACATTCAGAAGGTTTCTAAGGTCTACCCAACTCCCAAAGGGGACTACGTCGTTCTAAAAGATGTCAACCTCCAGGTCCAAGCAGGTGAATTTATTTGCGTGATTGGTCATTCTGGCTGCGGTAAAACAACGCTGCTCAACATGGTGGCAGGGTTTTCCCAGCCAAGTGATGGGCTCGTTACGCTACACGGTAAACGCATCAAAGAACCCGGCCCCGATCGCATGGTGGTGTTTCAAGGCTATGCTCTACTGCCCTGGCTCACCGCTTACGAGAATATTTATCTGGCGGTAGATTCTGTGCATCCCCGCAAGTCTGAAGCAGAGAAAAAGCAGATTGTCCGCGAGCACCTAACGATGGTGGGGCTAGCAGACGCTGCCCACAAACAGCCCGGACAACTCTCAGGCGGCATGCGGCAGCGAGTTTCCATTGCCCGTGCCCTAGCCGTTCGGCCAGAGGTCTTGATTCTAGATGAGCCCTTTGGTGCGCTGGATGCGATTACTAAAGAGGAACTGCAGGTTGAACTGCTCAAGATCTGGAACGATCATCGCTGCACAGTTCTAATGATTACGCACGACATTGATGAGGCCCTTTTTCTGGCCGATCGCCTGGTGCTGATGACCAACGGTCCGGCTGCTACCATCGGTGAGGTAATCGATATTCCCTTTCCTCGCCCGCGCGATCGCGATCGCATTATGGAAGATCCTGAATTCTATAAGCTGCGAAACTACATTCTGGACTATCTCTATAACCGCTTTGCCCATGACGACGATTGA